In one window of Mercurialis annua linkage group LG4, ddMerAnnu1.2, whole genome shotgun sequence DNA:
- the LOC126676227 gene encoding rhodanese-like domain-containing protein 9, chloroplastic, producing MAGITASSLTVASRSNLQTCWLECGSHSSRNIPRNQKFGIRAEVKYVNGEEAKNLAEAEGYSILDVRDKTQYNRAHIKSCYHVPLFIENKDNDLGTIIKRSVHNNFSGLFFGLAFTKPNPEFVETVKSKFSDESKLLLVCQEGLRSTAAANKLEEIGFENVACITSGLQSVKPGTFDSEGSAELQNAGKGGLVTVQGKISAVLGTVLICAYLFIQFFPDEAEKLFQLVPSS from the exons ATGGCTGGGATTACGGCTTCTTCTTTAACTGTCGCTTCCAGAAG CAATTTGCAGACATGTTGGTTGGAATGTGGGAGTCATAGTTCAAGAAACATCCCAAGAAATCAAAAGTTTGGGATCAGAGCTGAAGTGAAGTATGTGAATGGAGAAGAAGCAAAGAATCTTGCAGAAGCTGAAGGATATAGTATATTGGATGTTCGGGACAAAACTCAATATAATCGAGCTCATATCAAATCATGTTATCATGTTCCGCTTTTTATCGAGAACAAAGACAATGACTTAG GCACCATTATAAAAAGGAGCGTGCACAACAACTTTTCGGGTTTGTTCTTCGGATTAGCATTTACTAAGCCTAATCCTGAGTTTGTGGAAACTGTGAAGAGCAAGTTTTCAGATGAAAGTAAACTGCTGCTTGTATGCCAAGAGGGGTTGAG GTCTACAGCAGCAGCCAACAAGTTAGAAGAGATCGGTTTTGAGAACGTAGCTTGCATAACATCCGGTCTTCAATCTGTAAAACCAG GAACATTTGATTCTGAAGGTTCAGCAGAGTTGCAAAATGCTGGAAAAGGCGGTTTGGTTACGGTGCAAGGCAAGATCTCAGCTGTTCTTGGGACTGTACTCATCT GCGCCTATCTATTTATTCAATTCTTCCCGGATGAAGCAGAGAAGCTCTTTCAGCTTGTACCTTCTAGTTAA